The following proteins are encoded in a genomic region of Aquifex aeolicus VF5:
- the der gene encoding ribosome biogenesis GTPase Der, with amino-acid sequence MSNRVVIIGRPNVGKSTLFNRIIGKRYAIVEDYPGVTRDKIEAKAEWAGKEFIIVDTGGLVPETKDELIREVKKVVEQEIPKADVILFVVDGKEGLNPLDQEIAKYLYPYADKVLLVVNKIDNLRQEKNVAEFYTLGFEKIFPISAQHGKGVGELLDEVVKYLKEEKVETVEEGIKVAFIGRPNVGKSSLVNAILKDERVIVSPIAGTTRDAIEIPFRWKDKNFILIDTAGVRRPSNVEYGIEFYSVGRSLKAIDLADVCCLVIDASEGPTRQDKRLGGLIERRYKGCVIVANKMDISPWSEEELEGIIRKELFFLDFAPIVFTVATKGKGVEELLNWIDVVYKDYTKQHKTSFVNRAVHKILSEKPPPRYRGKEVKVYYAFQESTKPPTIVLITNYPDAWKENYKRFFIKKLREYLNIKYAPIKLVIKGRED; translated from the coding sequence ATGAGTAACAGAGTAGTCATTATCGGAAGACCCAATGTGGGAAAGTCCACACTGTTCAACAGGATTATAGGGAAAAGATACGCCATAGTTGAAGACTATCCCGGCGTTACGAGGGACAAAATAGAAGCAAAGGCAGAGTGGGCGGGCAAAGAGTTCATAATAGTGGACACAGGGGGACTCGTTCCAGAAACGAAGGACGAACTCATCAGAGAAGTTAAAAAAGTTGTGGAACAGGAAATCCCGAAAGCGGACGTAATACTCTTCGTGGTGGATGGAAAGGAAGGGCTAAATCCTCTGGATCAGGAGATAGCAAAGTACCTTTACCCTTACGCGGATAAAGTTCTCCTCGTCGTAAACAAGATAGACAACCTGAGGCAGGAGAAAAACGTAGCAGAGTTTTACACCCTAGGTTTTGAAAAGATTTTTCCTATATCCGCCCAACACGGAAAAGGGGTTGGAGAGCTTCTGGACGAGGTTGTAAAGTACCTCAAAGAAGAGAAGGTAGAGACTGTAGAAGAGGGTATAAAGGTAGCCTTTATAGGAAGACCGAACGTGGGGAAATCCTCGCTCGTTAATGCAATCCTCAAGGACGAGAGGGTTATAGTTTCGCCCATTGCAGGAACCACTAGGGACGCGATAGAAATACCCTTCAGGTGGAAGGACAAAAACTTCATTTTGATAGACACTGCCGGTGTGAGGAGACCCTCAAACGTTGAATACGGTATAGAGTTTTATTCCGTAGGGAGGAGTTTAAAGGCTATTGACCTTGCGGATGTATGCTGTTTAGTCATAGACGCCTCGGAAGGTCCTACCCGTCAAGATAAGAGACTCGGAGGACTTATAGAGAGAAGGTATAAGGGTTGTGTCATAGTTGCAAACAAGATGGACATATCTCCATGGAGTGAAGAAGAGCTTGAAGGGATAATCAGAAAGGAACTCTTCTTTTTAGACTTCGCACCAATAGTGTTTACGGTTGCGACGAAGGGAAAGGGAGTTGAGGAACTCCTGAACTGGATAGACGTAGTTTACAAGGATTACACAAAACAACACAAGACTTCCTTTGTAAACCGAGCGGTTCACAAAATACTCTCTGAAAAACCGCCTCCTAGGTACAGGGGAAAGGAGGTAAAGGTTTATTACGCCTTTCAGGAAAGCACGAAACCGCCAACGATTGTTCTCATAACAAACTACCCTGACGCCTGGAAGGAAAACTACAAACGCTTTTTCATAAAGAAACTCAGAGAGTACCTGAACATCAAGTATGCCCCAATAAAGCTCGTGATAAAGGGAAGGGAAGATTAA
- the fliP gene encoding flagellar type III secretion system pore protein FliP (The bacterial flagellar biogenesis protein FliP forms a type III secretion system (T3SS)-type pore required for flagellar assembly.) has translation MRKALTILILSAGFVFSQIPPIELKVGEGNLVDSIRLLIFLTILSLVPSILIMFTSFTRLVVVLSLLRQAIGTPQAPPNQVIIALSLFLTFFIMKPTIDKINSEALQPYIREEISDEEFFKRVEFYAKDFMLKHTRKETLEAFLSIAKIPKDSVKEPHEIPLRVVIPAFMVSELKTAFEIVFLLYIPFLIVDLVVASILISMGIIMIPPQLISLPFKIMLFVLANGWELVVLSLVRSYQ, from the coding sequence ATGAGGAAAGCGTTAACGATTCTCATTCTTAGTGCAGGGTTTGTTTTCTCCCAAATTCCTCCTATTGAACTAAAAGTCGGTGAGGGGAACTTAGTAGATTCTATAAGGCTCCTGATATTCTTAACTATCCTCAGTCTCGTCCCTTCAATCCTTATAATGTTTACCTCCTTTACGAGGCTAGTGGTGGTTCTATCACTTCTGAGACAGGCAATAGGCACTCCCCAAGCACCGCCAAATCAAGTGATAATAGCCCTTTCCCTTTTTCTTACCTTCTTTATAATGAAGCCTACGATAGACAAGATAAATTCAGAGGCTCTCCAGCCTTACATAAGAGAGGAAATAAGCGATGAGGAGTTCTTTAAAAGAGTTGAGTTTTACGCCAAGGACTTTATGCTCAAGCACACGAGAAAGGAAACCTTAGAGGCTTTCCTGAGTATAGCGAAAATCCCGAAGGACTCCGTAAAAGAACCTCACGAAATCCCTTTGAGAGTCGTAATTCCCGCATTTATGGTGAGCGAACTAAAAACCGCCTTTGAGATAGTCTTCCTCCTTTACATTCCCTTCCTCATAGTGGACCTCGTGGTGGCTTCAATTTTAATTTCCATGGGGATAATCATGATACCGCCCCAGCTCATCTCCCTCCCCTTTAAGATAATGCTCTTTGTCCTCGCAAACGGCTGGGAACTCGTAGTCCTTTCCCTTGTGAGGAGTTATCAATAA
- a CDS encoding 3-dehydroquinate synthase II: MKEFWVWVEPFDRKIVSVALEAGANAVVIPEKGRVEEVKKVGRITVIAPDGDLKLGEDVVYVLIKGKEDEERAAKYPPNVKVIVETTDWTVIPLENLIAQREELYAVVKNAQEAEVALQTLEKGVKGVVLKSRDINEIKKVGQIVSEHEEKLELVTIKITKILPLGLGDRVCVDTISLLHRGEGMLVGNSSGGMFLVHAETEENPYVAARPFRVNAGAVHMYIRVPNNRTKYLCELKAGDKVMVYDYKGRGRVTYVGRAKVERRPMLLIEGRYENKKLSCILQNAETIRLTKPDGTPISVSELKEGDEVLGYVEEAGRHFGMKVEETIIEK, translated from the coding sequence ATGAAAGAATTTTGGGTATGGGTTGAGCCTTTTGACAGAAAAATCGTATCCGTTGCCTTGGAGGCCGGAGCTAACGCGGTAGTTATCCCGGAAAAGGGAAGGGTTGAGGAGGTAAAAAAAGTCGGGAGAATAACCGTAATAGCACCGGACGGAGATCTGAAACTCGGGGAAGATGTGGTTTACGTTCTGATAAAGGGAAAGGAAGACGAGGAAAGGGCTGCAAAATATCCTCCAAACGTGAAGGTAATAGTGGAGACCACGGACTGGACCGTAATTCCTTTGGAGAACTTAATAGCCCAGAGGGAAGAGCTTTACGCGGTTGTGAAAAACGCTCAGGAAGCTGAAGTAGCACTTCAGACACTGGAAAAAGGTGTTAAGGGAGTAGTCTTAAAGAGCAGGGATATAAACGAAATAAAGAAAGTGGGACAAATCGTCAGCGAACACGAGGAAAAACTGGAACTTGTAACGATAAAAATAACGAAAATACTTCCCCTCGGACTCGGGGACAGGGTTTGTGTGGATACTATATCGCTCCTTCACAGGGGCGAGGGAATGCTCGTTGGAAACTCTTCGGGAGGAATGTTCCTCGTTCACGCGGAGACTGAAGAAAATCCTTACGTTGCCGCGAGACCCTTCAGGGTAAACGCGGGAGCGGTTCACATGTACATAAGGGTTCCGAACAACAGAACCAAGTACCTTTGTGAACTGAAGGCGGGGGACAAAGTCATGGTTTACGACTACAAGGGAAGGGGAAGGGTAACGTACGTCGGAAGGGCTAAGGTTGAAAGGAGACCCATGCTACTGATAGAAGGGAGGTATGAAAACAAAAAACTTAGTTGTATACTCCAGAACGCGGAAACTATAAGACTCACAAAGCCCGACGGGACTCCCATATCGGTGTCCGAGCTAAAAGAAGGAGATGAGGTTCTCGGATACGTGGAAGAAGCTGGAAGACACTTCGGTATGAAAGTTGAAGAGACGATAATAGAAAAGTGA